TGAAAGGGGGGGTGGCTAAGCACAGAGGGGTGGGCCAAacaatcaccaatgaataaggaactctctgctgagttcaatgatacctcacacaatggtcaaccttaaatcgttcaaatgttatgaaagggggcatggcttaagcatagggggcgggccaaaccatcaccaatgaagaagcaactatgctgagttcaatgacacctcacacaagactcttccttaaatgggtcaccagttataaaaaggggcgtggctaaattataggggccgggtcaacccatcaccaattaaaaaggaagtctctgctgagttcaatgatacctcacacaagggtctaccttaatcggttcaaatgttatgaaagggggcgtggcttaagcatagggggcgggccaaaacatcaccaatgaagaaggaactctctgctgatttcaatgacacctcacacaagactctaccttagatggatcagcatccatgaaagggggcgtggcttaagcatagggggcgggccaaaccatcaccaatgaagaagcaactctctgctgagttcaatgacacctcacacaagactctaccttaaacggttcaaatgttatgaaagggggcgtggcctgagtaagtgggcgtggttatattataggggctggctcattatcacatgtagaccacacattctaagtttcatgtaaatcggatgaagTTCGTCATATAAGgcacatttcctgttgccagcggggggtgctatgaccaaaagtcaaatatggcctgtacgagtcctcaggcctggacccttgtcaatcgtgagaattttcgggcagatacgacaacatacactcaagttacaacaacttctttgttcatcgctcaacacaaaatggccgccacgccatgcccacaccgtctgatgaaaagtttttcttttaataacttttcatctttaaggtgttgggatgatacagaccaagtttcttctttacaggtctccctaaaaaatcaatcagacagctgcagctgattcagaacgctgctgctcgagtcctcacaaACACAAGGAAAGTagatcacatcactccaattTTGatgtctctacactggcttcctatACCCCAAAGAATAGATTTCAAAATTCTTCAGCTGGTTTACAAGTCGCTAAATGGTTTAGGGCCGAAGTACCTTTTAGATCTACTTGTTAACTATGAACCACAGAGGCCTCTAAGATCATCAGGGACAGGTTTGCTTGCCATCCCCAGAATCAGAACAAAaaagggggaagcagcattcagTTTCTATGCACCAtgtatctggaacaaacttccggTAAACTGAAGATCGGCACCTACGCTCaactcttttaaatcaaggctgaagacctttcttttcgATACTGCCTTTGTTTAATTCATTGCACTGCACTGTATTGGGAATTTCATTCTTTTATTCCTGTATTTAATCTGTTTTtgattaactgttttaattttgtatgaattgcttttaattttgtattaaccATTTTTAATTTTGCATTAACTTGTATTAATTTctaactgtgttttattgttttatgtaaagcacgtTGAATTGCACcgctgctgaaatgtgctatacaaataaatttgccttgccttgccttgcctatatatatagtgtatatgtatacagtatatataattaatataaattaatCTTGATGTTAAtgtatgtaacacacacacacacacacacacacacacacacacacacacacagggctaaccctaaataaaagttattatagtcCAACTCTTCAGGCTTTAGACCTCATCTGATGTTTTATCCGTATTCCAACAAAGACACTTTAAGGAAACCTTGACTTCTTTTGACTACACTCAAGCTCATTTAAGTCCTCACTGTAAAACTCCCATTTGAACTTCTTAAATTCTTTAGTACACTGTGTGCAGAATTATTAGGCAAATGAGTATTTGGACCATATCAtaatttttatgcattttttccAACTCCAAGCTATATAAACTTGAATGCTTATTGGATTTAAGCATTTCaggtgatgtgtgtttgtgtaatgagGGAGGATGTGGCCTAAGGACATCAACACCCTATATCAAGGTGTGAATAATTATTAGGCAGCTTCTTCTCCTCATGCAAAATGGGCAGAAAAAGAGATTTAACTGACTCCGAAAAGTCAAAAATTGTAAAGAGTCTTTCAGAGGGATGCAGCACTCTTGAAATTGCTAAGATATTGGGGCGTGATCACAGAACTATCAAACGTTTGTAGCAAATACTCAAAAGAGTCGCAAGAAACGTGTTGAGAAAAAAACCCGCAAATTAACTGCCAAAGATTTGAGGAGAATCAAACGTGAAGCTACCAGGAACCCATTATCTTCCAGTGCTGTCATATTCCAGAACTGCAACCTACCTGGAGTGCCCAGAAGTACAAGGTGTTCAGTGCTCAGAGAAATGGCCAAGGTAAGGAAGGCTGAAATCCGACCACCACTGAACAAGAAACATAAGTTGAAACGTCAAGACTGGGCGAGGAAATATCTGAAGACAGATTTTTCAAAGGTTTTATGGACTGATGAAATGAGAGTGACTCTTGACGGACCAGATGGATGGGCCCGTGGCTGGATCAGTAATGGGCACAGAGCTACACTGCGACTCAGACGACAgcaaggtggaggtggggtgaTGGTATGGGCTGGCATTATTAAAGATGAGCTAGTTGGACCTTTTCGGGTTGAAAATGGAGTCAAAATGAACTCCCAAACCTACTGCCAGTTCTTAGAAGGTACATTCTTCAAGCAGTGGTACAGGAAAAAGTCTGCATCTTTCAAGAAGACCATGATTTTTATACAGGACAATGCTCCATCACATGCATCGAAGTACTCCACTGCGTGGCTAGCCAGTAAAGGCCTCAAAGATGACAGAATAATGACATGGCCCCCTTCCTCACCTGATCTAAACCCTATTGAGAACTTGTGGGCCCTTCTTAAACGTGAGATTTACGCTGAAGGAAAACAGTACAGCTCTCTGAACAGTGTATGGGAGGCTGTGGTGGCTGCTGCACAAAATGTTGATCATCAACAGATCAAGAAACTGACAGACTCCATGAATGGAAGGCTTATAACTGTTATTGAAAAGAAGGGTGGCTATATTGGtcattgatatttttttattttttttttcagaaatgtttaaattgaGTTGTTTGTTGATTATTCTCACTTTAACAGATGGAAATACACAAGTGAGATggtaacattttcatttttcatttagctGCATAATAATTCTACACACATAGAGTTGCCTAATAACTCTGCACACATAGATTTTCTCATTAGAAAGCCAAAATCTCACTTTTACTTCCTTAAATATTCAGGATTGAGGTTTATTAACATTTTGGATTGACTGTGAGTGCTGTAGTTGttcaataataaaattaatCCTCAAAAATACAACTTGCCTAATAATTCTGTACAcagtgtatatattatatatatcttagtttgacacacacacacacacacacacacacacacacactttgtgtgACAGGTGTCGAGAATCAGTCAGATTggataaaataacatttattcaatTCTGATTCGCCAGTGAccatttatctgtgttttttgcccccaacagctctaggattaggcactggttatggttagggttaaggttaaggttagggttaggtgccttgaaggcagcggtcgcagcgctgcctagaaggagcagttgggggcaaaaaatcGAGCCCAGTGACCTAGCAAACTAAGTCCGGAGGAGAAACCAATCAGAGACCACTTCAGGTCACATGTTTGCCTAGAAGTTGAAAGATGTACATATACATTCATTAATCCAGCGTTGCTGGCCCATGAAACCACTTTAAACATGATGTAGCCAACACATCGTATGAGTAAAcaattttaatttcaaaataattttgttgttaaactaggtctatacatttgtttttctagAATAGTGATGGGGGTGGCGCCCTAGCACCCTTTCATAACAAGCCACCACTGAAGGTAAGAAATTCTGTGTATGAAATGGGTTGAGAAATGGAAACGTTATAGTGATGTTCAAGAAAAAATACTTTACTTGTTGCCATTAAAACGGACATACGGCAGCTAtgattggccaggcgtccatgctcgCTTGAGATAACAGAACCGGATTTGTTCAGGTCCCCTGTtgtatcccctgaccaatcggctatcctaaccttaactacttgaggtcaatgcctaacttCAACCAATCGGGCTGCGTCGTAGGACGGGGCTTACCTAGAACTGCTCTGGGATCCATAATAAAGCAAACCATGCACACTTATCTTGTGGGTTTTCCGAGGAAATCAAACTTCTGATTAGTTGACGAAGAATTGAGGCAGAGTCTCTCAACTGCCGACAACTTGCCACTGTGGTGCCGTGATGTGTGCCACTGCTGTGCCACTGTTGTAACACCTACAACGTTCATACAGTATggctattattcaactttttaaagaCATTCATATTAACTAGAACAATTATCACTTTTCCACATTTCCTACAACTTCACCATCTCCTTAGACATATTAACCAgaaatccagtttagctttagccctagatttaaaaatgttttttacattagtggtgttattcaacttgtcaatgaaattcatactaattaaaatcattcccacttttccaactattctcactacttcagcttcttcttacggatttaagctattcatccagtttagctttagcaatttagctattcagcattcacaagcattttctgcaggaaatgcattttctagttctttgtttaatttccttctttcctgtgatggtcctgccccagtatcagccataactacaacagataacttctaaaataacattaaaatacaattagccATATATAAAGAAATATCCTGCTACCCTTGGCTGGGTACAGAACAGGTTTTTCCGTGTTCAGccaaaatctgtgacccttcagaatgtgttactgtagctcCGTCTACATGccataaatcattttgtgactttgcggggAAAATCGCATTACTAAAAACTATACAAAagtagcgttcttttcactgttagtctcattTGCTGTTACAGCTCATTTaagatcatcagatggaacattatacagtttcagaaacatttaaaagttacatctAGTCACTTTAAACAACAACATTGTAATTGAAAAACACTAAAGTGCTATTTCAAATATTTAGAATCAccaaattcattcattattacagtataattattttaggaattatgcatgacattttttttaaattaacatttaaagaaaattatctcacataccccctgcagtacttcaaagtacccctaggggctATGTGTACCCCCATAGAGCTCtacagtcccgcccctcctgtgagagaccttgggttccagAAGTAagtttcccattcatttctcccattgacgtctggaaaaatccgtacataaagagttttagactgtgccttaggctaaccagctacgatgtgactcataagcatacaacatatcattttccatttctatctaaaactcttgagcgtgccatttataatcaactctctacctatctccaccacaacaatcttcttgatccccaccagtctggcttcaaggctggtcactctacagaaactgccctccttgctgtcactgagcagcttcacatcgctagaacaacctctctctcttccatcatcatccttctggatctttctgctgcctttgacacagtgaaccaccatatcctcatttcgacactccgaaatctgggtgtctgAGGCTCTGAGCTCtcattgctcacatcttacctgacagaccgaacctaccgggtaacctggagaggatctagctcagaaccttgcccactcaaaactggcgttcctcagggatcagtcctgggtcccctcctcttttgtCTGTACaacaactctctcgggtctgtcattcagtcgcacggcttttcttatcacagctacgcagatgacacccaactaattctctcctttccggagtctgaaactcaagtagcaGCACGCATCttggcctgtctgactgacatttcttcctggatgtctacacaccatctgaaactcaacctcgacaagactgagctccttttccttccagggaagggctctcctacccaagacctgactataacaattgacaactctgtggtagtccccaccaagactgctagaaacctgggtgtaacacttgacgaccaactctccttcactgctaacattgctgcaaccacccgatcgtgtagatacatgctgcataacatcagaaggatacgtccccttctaacgcagaaggcggctcaggttctggttcaggctctagtcatctcacgtctagactactgcaactccctccagattggcctgcctgcatgtgccatacggcccctgcagctcattcagaacgcagcagctcggcttgtcttcaacctccccaagttctctcacaccacaccgctcctccgctctcttcactggttaccaattgcggctcgcatccgcttcaagacattAGTACtgacgtacagggccacgaacggatcagccccagcttacatccaggacatggtcaaaccatataccccaacccgcccacttcgttctgcatcagccaaactgcttgctgccccctcacagcgagggagaactaatcactcaacgaaatcccgactgttcactgtcctggctcccaaatggtggaacgagctccccatcgatatcaggatggtcGAAAGCCTACActtcttccgccgaaggctaaaaacacatctcttccgactacacctcggattaaaaaaataaaaaataaaaaattcttgaacctgcactttcatatgtgtctttgtagctttgcctatttaaagctaatgtatttacacttactacttgttgtctggagtttgaaccttcacagttgaaagcacttaattgtaagtcgctttggataaaagcgtcagctaaatgacatgtaatgtaatataatgtaatcatTTCGACTGAAAGAACGAACAGAAAATCCATATTCCATGtccatatataacagctgttacgtcagctatagcctgcttttcccagtgtttagtttgagttaacgttattttagactgaatcaagctgtctaCTAAACTAACTAACggcagaagcgtggaacagatcgtgtttcatgcagtgtcgtaaatcctcgtaaaacaggattatcatttTGGGCATGCACATGacagatcgtgcaggcagctcccaagggggtaagagtctcctcacaaccctaacctcctatggcgccattttgatgctaccaagccatcacctcccattAGCCTCCcgttgactgccattcattttgacgtcaatTTGACttgcgaataactttacatctgaagcgtttaaagactttatttgtccattgtttatttctaaagaaacgacaatgtataaaaggctccattaccttgtacctcacgttatggctccatagcagacgtttttgtaaaaataggctaacgattgtgtcataaccacgagacttactgtctcatagtaaaggaattaccatatagtacaggagaagctcgcaggcagttttgacttacattagctgtttaagttcaattactaatgttaactagcattttagttagcaataattagcctgtgcctatgttatctccttacatatacctacgctctccgtctctgtaagactgggaatgattgagatttctcttggcacagctaccagaagacttccaactttcagacaggttgctcacgtcacatttatgtcgtctttctcagttggaggctgcgcagtaacactcGGTGCTCACCGGATAAGtacttctaatggccttcactgatctccgtccagagcaacgggatctgttggtccagtttatatactgtctatggtaacTCCCCgtcctccccctcctcaccagcatgagttccaccaatcagaggcatcactgtgggattgtgggattggtcaggattgtgggtaatggagtacttatccaagacatcacgaataaaagacatttatctcaaaacaaggttggtgccccatgaacttttggcatctatatgagcatatacaattgctgagtcatgtcgtagctggttttaagtctaccatcgacgggtacaattttatggcttatactccaatttgtcaatggagaaattgcattgtatttttacttccggaacccgctgtgggcgggactgttgagctctatttgagaaacactgttcTATGATATGCAAATcaaatattttcatattctatatacagtataatatatatatatataatatagtatagtataaagcacagtgagacaaaatgtatgttgttgttttttcaaagtGTGCAGCGAACATAGGTGGGGACCTGTGACGACTGCCCCACTGTCATTTCCAACCAATCACATAATTAGTCCTGCCCCAGCTGGGTCACGATGCTGAGTAGATGGAGGAGGGTTACCCTATTCAAACACATAGTCAACcaatcaggctcctctcctgtggaacctgCTCCCAGTCTGtgttcgggaggcagacaccaTTTACCCATTTAAGAATAAGcgtaaaactctcctctttgataaaacTTTTAGCTGGCTCAGCTTTGCCTTGGACCACCCTCAGATAATGCTGCTGTAGGTTTAGACTGGAGAAGGACTTGTTATGCCatactgagctcctctctcctcctctatcGCTCCATCTGTGTGCTTACTGACTCAGTTCTGGGGATCATCTTCCTCTGAGCCAGTTTGCTTTATCACCTCgcagatttccttggattgtggtgACACCTGGATCATgtttgcagctgctgccgtAGTCCTGCTCgacgccctgcactgctactactattattactaGTTGTAGttctattttctttatttttactataattgccacagttcatcatgccaactgctagaattattatgaatcatatttcggtatatctgtatgtctgtatatgtgtctctgtgtctcaaccggcagcagcagatggccATCAACCAAGAGTCAGGTTTTTTCTCACCATTCCACCAAATGCtcgctcttggggggaattgttgggtctatactgtggtctagacctactctacctGTAAACTGACCcaagataacttctgttatgatttttttttatgatttttgaaatttgattttaaattgaaaaaggcagtcaaaaaaatgtcttcataatTTAAgtgagtatttatttttatttttaaattattgtttttgtttctgataTTAATATATTCACTTCCCAGAAAAAGTAACACTTTATTTAGCAGCAATTGATTTCATTCTATTGATTGTTGCTCTGTACAGTTTCAAATAGTTTTTATAGAAGTTTTTCCACAAGTTTACTTTATATCAACTGTTACTGCACGGCTAtcttttttctcagaatataaTTCACTGTCTATGGTATGGATTTATACTCGGTTTATAAACACTACCTGACATGGTGGGGAAATACCCTCTCTGCAAACTATGTGCTATCCAAGTTTGTATCAGCTCTAAATCTGCTCAAAATTTGTTTATATTCCACTTCACAACATTCTCTTTAAATTTTATACACTAAATTATGTTTCTTAAAACACCTGGCTGGCTTATCTATGCTTAGCAACAAATAGGATGACATAGTCAAAGGTCAAAGGTGTGTATCCCTGATGTCATTAAGGTATTGGCCAAGTTATGGAAGAATGGAGTTGACCTGATCACCTGTCGTATAGTTTCCCCAGACCAGATACACTATGATGCAATTTTGGCATATCTGCCATATTCAAGTTGTGTTTTAGggaacaaaaatataaatatataaaatgaaaaaagagaaaattgtTAGCTTTATTTCTACTACACATAGTTGGTATTTCCCAGGCTGAGTTGTGTAGCCTATTTTAATActtataacaaaaaataaatttgaCTATCAGGagtataaaatacaatgatttAGGCTATGTGTCCCCACCACTATGTTATTATTGGGAGTGTAAAGGTGCTTAGACCACCCAGTAGCCTAGATCATTTAAATGTAGTCTACAGAAAATAGAATTAAACAATTAACTGAATAACTAGGCATAATGCTAAAACCTACGGAAGCTGAGAATGGCcatggatttttattttttttatgcacTGTTATCTCGTGATAACGACTTATTAATTTGTTATATCGATATAACAAAGTTTGTTTTCTTGAGATAACTAATTAATTATTTCGTTATCTCGACATAACAAAGATCGTTTTATCGAGATAAAGAATTCATTATTTTGTTATCTCGACACAACAAAGATCGTTTTATCAAGATAACGAATTAATTAATAATGTGTTCGTCTTGAATTCAAACTAATGCGCTGCAACGAACGGCTTCCGTAGCACCactggctgtagctgtagcctACCGGTAAGTTGTGCGCCACATTTGTATACACTTTATTAGTTGACTGGGTTTGTTTAGGGGCTACCAGTTAGCAGATGGGAGGCTAACAAACTCTTATATATCCAGCTGTTTCAGCTAAGGTaacgtaaatgtaggctaacgttaacttaGCAATGTGATGTGAAACGTAAATAaattttattaattcatttagTAGTACTTTGATATGTGACTGGGTTTATTATTATGGTTTGTGGCACAGCATTACTTTGTTTTTGTGGGATCATTTTCAAGTCTGATGCTGGTTAATGTTATCGTCCTGATTTCAGCCTTCAAGAGCTGCTGCTACTATCTGGTCCAGGTGTGTCCAAGGGAAGTGAACATGGCAGATCACATTATTGATCAACGCATCCGGATGTACTACAATCAAGGTCTAACACAGGCAGAAATTGCATTGTGCCTTTCTGTTAGAGATGGCATTCAGATTAGTCCTCGTCATTTAAGGAGAAGACTAGCCCGGTTACAACTTCACAGGCGACGGTTAAGTGATCCTGCTGAGATTGTTAACTTCATTAGCAACCAGATAAGAGGACCGGGTTGTCTTCATGGTTACCGAATGATGCACGAGAGGTGCAGATTGGCTGGACTGCGCGTTACTCGAGACATGGTTCAGGAGGTTCAGTCATATCTTGACCCAGAGGGCGTACAGCAATGGAGAGGAACAAGACTTCGGAGAAGATGTTATAGTGTCCCAGGGCCCAATTATTTATGGCATATGGACTCCTATGACAAGCTGACCCCTTTCGGCATTGGAATAAACGGATGCATTGATGGGTTTTCGCGTCATATAATCTGGATGCGAGCAAATTCTTCCAATAGTAACCCCAAAGTCATCGCAGCATACTTCATGAATGCAGTCACGGGACTTGGGGGGTGTCCAAAAATAATCCGATCAGATTTGGGAACTGAAAATGTCCATGTTAACAGGCTGCAACACTTCTTCCGAAAAGATGAGACTGGCGTTGTGCATGGGCCATGTGTGTTCCAAGGACGCAGTACAGCAAATCAACGGATCGAAAGCTGGTGGGGGATCTACAGGAGACAGAACGCAAGCTATTGGAGGGACGTCTTCCAGGAGTTCCAGGCAACTGGAGACTTTAATGGGGATTTTATAGACAAGGGTCTCATCCAATTCTGCTTTCTTAAGATTATCCAAGTAAGTCCTCCACTGTCCATATCTTCAATATAGTAGCCTACATCTCAGGGCTGTATTTCGTGTTGTTTTGATATGAACCAGCTTTAATATCATTTTGCCACCTGCTCCACTTGTCTGTATACCTGTCTGTAGGCTCTATCTGTCAATGAGACAAACATGAAATACACTTGAACCTCGTCGCTCATATCAAATCCAACTTTACAAGCTGTGTCACAACTAAGGATAAATCAATTAAAATGCTGATGAATCACACATGATTCATCAGCATTACGTTTATGAATGCACCTTTGGTTGACAGTTTAAAGATATCCTATTAAAGGAGTATCAATCCTGATATCGTGGTGTGCACTTGTTATTATAGATCACACTTAAAATGcaacatcattttattttaactataagggggtccctgctctgtttcTCTATCAACCACTGACATAAACATTatgcttttattattattatttttaacataGAACTACACTATGTTAACATAGAGCTTAATACTAGGTTCACATAGGCCTACATGGGATTTTGTAGTCAGTATTTGAACCACAGATGTAACTAAATGATGAAGCTAAAGTGGAGCTGTCCAGGGTTTGATATAGACTACTGTTTAGTGTTCACTTGTTTTCCTTTCCCTCCATATCCAATTGATGACTAGCTACTTGGAGTCAAATGTAGCTACATATTTCCAAAAAGAAGAGGAAACCAAAAGCACTCTggcaaaaaatgtaaatagtcTTTATTAAGATGGCTATATCatgaggaaggaaggaaggacagaagaagggaaggaggaaggaagaaaggaaagaaggaaagaggaagggaggaaagaaagagggaaagaggggaagaaggaaggaaaaaagagaggaaggaaggaaagaaggaagggaggaaaaaagaaagaaggaacaGTCAAAACAGATACAATGGTTAAAAGCATACTAATACATAAAAGTAGAGCTGGGATACATCTCATGGTAGTGGCACAACAGCCTTCTTCAGGGTGTAACCCACAGCACACAGATTCCCCTTAAGTAGACAGGTTAATTACACACACCTGAGGAGGTAGACAATGAACTCACAGGTAAAAGTACATGATGGCTATTCAAAATGTAAGAAAAGATATATGatgaaaaatgtggaaaaaataaataaagagatagACAAAACAATAATGATAAATCAATGTACAAGCAACAAAATCTCTAGAGCAACACAGGCATCAGACCACAAATACaagaaaaactataaaaaaaggACTGAAATCAGTTTCCTCATTGAATCCTGGATATACTGTAGCTTGCATTTG
This Sander lucioperca isolate FBNREF2018 chromosome 9, SLUC_FBN_1.2, whole genome shotgun sequence DNA region includes the following protein-coding sequences:
- the LOC118495918 gene encoding uncharacterized protein LOC118495918: MRANSSNSNPKVIAAYFMNAVTGLGGCPKIIRSDLGTENVHVNRLQHFFRKDETGVVHGPCVFQGRSTANQRIESWWGIYRRQNASYWRDVFQEFQATGDFNGDFIDKGLIQFCFLKIIQNELDTVVTMWDNHRIRAGGNGHSNYHGKPCLMYNVPELYHAQDYLHPLQYERVGIVLQEDICLWKIDISCDHDLHELCLMVMEENNIAQCHNATEAIRLYKDLRPLITALLPEPHH